CCAGGCCTGGAGACATGACCCGAGAGTGCCCTCCCCCAGCCCCCGAGCCCGGGGCGCCGTTGAGCGGGCCGGTGCTGGCAGAGGCTGCAGTGGTGTTCGCAGTGGTGCTGAGCATCCACGCGGCGGTGTGGGACCGATACTCGTGGTGCGCCTTGGCTCTCGCAGTGCAGGCCTTCTACGTCCAGTACAAGTGGGACCGGCTGCTCCAGCAGGGAAACGCTGTCTTCCAGTTCCGCACATCGGCGAACAGTGGCCTGCTGCCTGCCTCCATGGTCATgcctttgcttgggctggtcatGAAGGAGCGCTGCCAGGCTGCAGGGAACCCGTACTTCGAGCGTTTTGGCATCGTGGTGGCAGCCACTGGCATGGCAGTAGCCCTCTTCTCCTCGGTGTTGGCGCTGGGCATCACTCGCCCGTTGCCCACCAACACTTGTGCCATCTCCGGTTTGGCAGGAGGCGTCATCATTTATATCATGAAGCATTCACTCGGTGTGGGTGAGGTGATCGAGGTCCTGGAAGTCCTGCTGATCTTTGTGTATCTCAACATGATCCTGCTGTACCTTCTGCCCCGCTGCTTCACGCCTGGGGAGGCCTTGCTGGTATTGGGTGCCATTAGCTTCGTCCTCAACCAGCTCATCAAGCGCTCTCTGACTGTGGTAGAGAGCCAGGGGGACCCAGAGGACTTCTTCCTgctagtggtggtggtgggaatgGTGCTCACGGGTATCTTCTTCAGTACCCTCTTTGTCTTCATGGACTCAGGCACCTGGGCCTCCTCCATCTTCTTCCACCTCATGACCTGTGTGTTGGGCCTTGGTGTGGTTCTCCCCTGGCTGCACTGGCTCATTCGCAGGAACCCCCTGCTCTGGCTTCTTCAGTTCCTCTTCCAAACAGAAACCCGCATCTACCTCCTAGCCTACTGGTCTCTGCTGGCCACCTTGGCCTGCCTGGTGGTGTTTTACCAGAATGCCAAGCGGTCATCTTCCGAGTCCAAGAAGCACCAAGCCCCCACCATCGCTCGAAAGTATTTCCACTTCATTGTGGTAGCCACTTACATTCCAGGTATCATTTTTGACCGGCTTCTGCTCCACGTGGCCGCCACTGTATGTTTGGCAGTCTTCATCTTCCTGGAGTATGTGCGCTACTTCCGCATCAAGCCTTTGGGTCACACTCTGCGGAGCCTCCTGTCACTTTTCCTGGATGAGCGAGACAGTGGACCACTTATCCTGACACACATCTACCTGCTCCTGGGCATGTCTCTTCCCATTTGGCTAATCCCCAGACCCTGCACACAGAAGGGCAGCCTGGGAGGAGCAAGGGCCCTAGTCCCCTATGCTGGGGTCCTAGCTGTGGGGGTGGGTGACACCGTGGCCTCCATCTTTGGCAGCACCCTGGGGGAGATCcgctggcctggaaccaagaaGACTTTCGAGGGGACCATGACATCTATATTTGCACAGATGATTTCTGTGGCTCTGATCTTAATCTTTGACAGTGGAGTGGATCTGAACTACAGCTATGCTTGGATTTTGGGGTCCATCAGTGCTGTGTCTCTCCTGGAAGCATACACCACGCAGATGGACAATCTCCTATTGCCGCTTTACCTCCTGATACTGCTGATGGCTTAGCCAATGGGATGTGGGGAGAGTGGTCCCCACAGCTGCTAGCCACTTGGACACGATGAGTCCAGGGATAAAAGGCAGATTTGGTTTTTCAGTTGATTcagacttaaaataaaaaaagcaaaactctcCTGGTTTTAGTTCTGCTGATATTTAACAAGAAAAAAGGCTAAAGGATAATACAACTCAGAGAACTTGAGTGTGCCCTAGAGCCCCCTCTTTCCTTATAGTttcaggggtgaggtgggatgtGGGGGAACAGAGTGGACCTTGGAGTGGTAGAACATAATGGTTAATGCTTCACAGTCTGGTGTCAAATTAATCTGGTCAGAATCCTTGGCCACACGACTTCTTAACTGGGTGACCTTAGATGAGTCACTTCTCCAGTCCGAGTCTCAAGTCTCCTGTCTGtaagatgagaaaaatgacagCCTACATCTCACTGAATGTTGGGAGGATCCAGTGAGATGACACAATGAGTGAAGTATCCAGCCTGTGGCCACCCATGATAAGCAGTTGGTAAGGGAAAATGTCATTATAACCCAAGATCAGTCCTTGTCTCAGCAAAAAGGCAAAACAGGGCTGTACTTGGAAACCAGAGTTTACTCTCCTGGCTGCACTCAAACCCAAGAGAGAAAGAGGTGAGTGAGTGCGTGTGGTCTCTCCCCCTCAGGCTAGGGAGAACTGAAGGGAACAATGGGTCAGCTTGCTTGTGTGGCAGGgctggagggaaagaaaggatcaGCTGCTGGGCTGAGGGCCTGCTtcagccacccccaccccacctctgctGTCTGACTGAGAGGAGTGATGGACCAGGAGGTGCCCAATAGCATTGATTTCTTGTCAGAGAAGACCCTTTTACAATTCCAGTCCTGTCCAAACTTGTATTCGTCTCTTCAGGTAGCAGAGCCTAGACTGATCCACGGAGTTGCCTGAAAGTTCAAAATGGCTCCACTAGGAGTGAAAGCTCCAGCCAGGCTCTGTTTCCCTGCCTGTTTCCCATCACATTCCCCAGGGCTAGTACAGAACCTGGCCCCTAGTAGGAACTCCACAGTTCACTGAATGGATGAACATTTTCAGCAGTGGAAAGACAGCACAGCAGGAGTCCTACGGTAGATAGGGTTCTCCCCCAGCCTAGCAGGAGGAGAGATGAGAACTTTGGACCACCAAGGCCAACAGCCAGGAGTGGAGCTCTAAGGGAGGTGGTGCCTCTGCTTGGTAATCACTGCCAAGCCCTTAGCCTCAGAGCAGAGCACTGAGACATTCCTCTGGTGGATCAGCGGAGATTAACAAAGACTGTCTTCTCCCAGCCTCTTCCTTTCTGTGTACCAAAGGAGGCGGCCAAATGTTAGGGAAAGAGCACCAATTTTGACCACCAACTCCCTGGGTGGCCTTGGGAATAGGCTCTCCTATGGGTTGTACAGTGGATAGAATACTAAACCAGGCCACAAATATGGCTGTCCAAGCCAGGCAGGTGATACAGGGTGTAGATGTGATGCAGGtattcagaggtagagcacttgcctagcaggtgaaAGGCCCTGGGCCCTCactactgaagaaaaagaaaggaagaaaagaaggcagtTGTAGCCAGTAGTCACAGATGTTAATGTGTTGAGCCAATGTTTTCAGTTTCCCACTCATTCAAGGAAGCTTAGAAGCCTGGATTATTACGAGTTTTAAAGTTTTCGTTGTGGTTGTTTTTTGCattactagggatcaaacctagcttcatgcatgctagacaaatgccccaccactgagccCACCCCCAGCCCAAAAGTTATAAAAACATTGAGGTCCAGACAAAATACATACTCAGACTGGAATCAGCCAGCAGATCCCAGCTTGCAAGTTTTGGGCCAGCTAACCAGGTTTTGAATTTGTTAGTTCTTCCAGAAGGTCTGACTGCCTTCCAAGCATGCCCAAGCAGCAGTGGCCCTCGAAGGCTCTAATCTGGCCCCCTTGTTGCACAGGTAGGAAAATGGGCCTTAAGAAAGGAATGGCCTGGCCTGAGACCAGagagcaggctggcctcaaaggcAAAGTCACAACCCAGGACTGGTTCCTCACCCTGGGCTTCTTTCCCATTCCCAGCAGAGGACCGGGCATATAGGGGCTAAGAGCTTAGTCCTGGATGGGGCTGACCCTGCTGGACAAATGAGCAGCTGTGTGACTCAGGCCCTTTGCTTCACTCAGCTCCCTCGTCTGTAAACACAGATAACCATGTAAGGATTCAGTGAGATAGGGTAAAACGTGCAGCACAGAGCTTTAGTGAGTGCCCACTAATGTTACTCAGTTATTAAAATcatggagggctggtggagtggcctgagCGGTAGAGcatccacctagcaagcatgaggccctgagttcaaaaaacaaaataaaatcatgtaaACCACACACCAGGCTCTCATCCAGACAGCAAGGCTGCTTGGGAAAGAAGGATTGATGGAGAAGCTGCATCGGAAAGTCGTTTTTATTAAGTGTGTTATACCATGCTATTCAGAGTACCAcctgagagaaaaatgagaactgacCAGAACCTTTCTACAGCCAAGAGGCGACTTCAAAGAGCAGTAGAGTGGCAGAGAGACAAAGATATCGGGAAGTCTCCCACCCCGCCGGGGCTGTGCCCTGTCACTTCTGCCTCTCTCCTGCATGTCTGCAGAAGGAAAGCCCAGGAGGGGGATGTGACTCAGTTGCAGGCTGGAGGCTCTGGTGTTGACAGTCCACAGCTTCACCCAGAGGGGACCACACCAGCTCTGCAAGGGCCTCTAGGTGTACAGTGGAGGAAAGGGAAGCTCAGCTGTCGGCTGGAGCCTGCAGAGGATGAAGTGACACTGAGCAGCCAGGACCACTACTCCCCCAGCCCTCAGGGCCTCTTCAGGGAACTGTCTGGGGCACATGGCCCCACCCTGCCACCTACCAGTTCTCTGGACTCCAGACTGTGTCAGCAGCCTCCATCAGGTGGAAAGTGTAGGCCTGGCGTGATTGGTCTGAGAGGTTCTGCTCACTCTTGTGTACCACTTCTCCATGGATCAAGACCAAGGTCCCTGGAGGGGACATGAGCCAGAGAACACCATCTGCACGGCACAGCCTCCTTCTTCCCAGGGCAAAAAGGGATATAGCCTTCCTTTCTCTGATCATTTTGTGTCCCCATCCATCTCCATTCCCATCCCTGGACGCTCCAGCACCTGCAGCGTGCTCCAGGATCTCAGACTACACCATTTCACATGGGTTCCCCTGGATCAAATCCCTTCAACTGTGGCCTGCTTTGCTAGGCAAGCTTACAAAGGGCCTCCCTTTGTGTAGGCTGGGTCAGGGAGAAGCCCTCTGTACTATGCCAGTCAGCTGGGACCTCCTGGTGACACTAAGTGGGACCTCAGTGTTCTCTTTTCCATAAGGAAGAGCAGGCACTATTTCCTGGCATTCATTTAGTACTTGCTGTGGGCCTCCTGGATTCTCTGTAAACATCCTTAATACAGCATCTCACTGCTTATCCACATTACCTTCGGGGGAAATGGGGCTCTGAGATCCAATCATTTGCCCATAAATAGCAGTCTGGGAGAACTTGCTGGTAACCACACTGCTTCCTAACTTCCCAGTGCCCTACCAGCCCCACCTCTCCCATTTTGTGACTTCACAGCCCTCAGGTGGCATCAGGGGAGCCTTGTAGACACTAGGTGGTAGATTAAGCGCAGATCTTCGGGCACGGTCCCTTGCTTCCCTGTGCTGTATGTCCTTCCTACCTCTCCGCACTGGTGTGGGCACAAACAGTCTATTATCACGGATTGGCTCTGACCCGAGGAAGCTGGTACAAGGCACTGAGCCAGCAGGGGCCCGGATCATCCTTCTCGACACTCCACCTACAGGCCAAGATGAGCCTTTAGCCCCCCTCTGCACCAGGTCCCTCTctctgggggaggggggagcagggtgggggcagggtggacaAGGAAAAGTAGGGTCCTCACTGGTATGGGAGCCAGGGATGAACCAGAGGCAGCCGTTCCCCAGCGTGGCATCCTCCACTGCGATCCACATGCCCAGCACCCGGCCCAGGGGTTCCGTGTACAGAAAGGAGGCATCCTGGTGAGGGGAGACTGGCAGAACCGCCAGGGGGTGAGGAGCCTGGCCCCACCTCACCTTGCCCCATTTCCCACTCCTTAGTCCTAGTGGAGCCCTCAAGGCAAGCCTTCCTATCACCAGTTACACTTTCACCACTTCCTAGTGCAGGGACTCTGGGCAAGACATTTCACCTCTCAAAACTTtcatttcctcaactgtaaaatgacCCCAACTCTAACCTACCTCAAGGGGTTGCTGGAGGAGTAGTAGAATGCTTAGTATAGGGTCCAACCCTGTGACTGCTAAAAAATAGCTGCTATTGCTTAATCCCAGCTGGGTAACTAAAGCTACTATTCTTTTTTtgcgtgtgtggtactggggcttgaactcagggcctacaccttgagctactccaccagccctttttttttaataagtttttttcaaggtagggtctcaacacactatttgcccaggctggattcaaaccatgatcctcctgatctctgcctcctgagtagctgggattacaagtgtgaggcaTCGGCACCTAAAGCTACTATTCTTAACTGGGGATGAACAGATTCCAGTCACCAGATTGCCCACCCAGTGGCATAAGATTGGGAAGTTGagctgagccaggtgccagtggctcacatgataatcctagctactcaggaggcaaagatcaggaggtcacagttcaaagccagcctgggcaaatatttagGAGAAATTACCtcgaaaaaaaatcacaaaaaaagggctggtggagtgggtcaaggtgtagaccctgagttcaaacccctgtacctccagaaaaaaagaaaagatttggaaGTTAGGCCATGCATGGTGcttcactcctgtaattccagctacactggAGACAGACAccagagtttcaggccagcctaagcaaaaataatgagactctgtctccaaaaacaaaacaaaaaaactgccacaagcacaaggtcctgacttcaaaccctagcaccccccccccaaaaaaaaaaggctgtaggTGTAGTTCAatttgtagagcacttgcctagcatgtgcagggccctgagttcaatccccagtagtacaggaaaaaaaagattgggAAGTTGGGGGCAAAGCAGAAGGATGATTATGACCAAGCATCCATTTTTTAGAACCTCCCTGTATGATATTGGGGCACAGCCAGGATGGAGAACCAATGGACAAAGGAGCTTAGTTGACAGTAACAAAATAATGAGGGTGCCGATCTCACCTGCACCTTTTCTGGGTAACTGTGTGTACTCTAAACACTGAACTTCAAGAGGGACACTGGGAACCCCAAAAGGGTCCAGAGGAGGGTTCCGATGGTGGGGCTCCAAAGTCTTTGGAAGGGCAATGGCTGAATCAGCTGGGGGTGCTGGACTCAGACACAGTGGATGCAGGGAGGGGGTCGGCCATCCTTCAGGGAAGACAGGGCAGTCACAGGAGGCAGATTTGGGCTGCCAGTAAGGGGCTCTCTGTCACCTGAGCAGAAATGGCTAATTGCCCACCATGCAATCTTTAATGCTATCTGTGCATCCCATAGGCTGTGGAACAGATCAGGGAACTCCATGCTTAACTGATCCTCCAGAGAGCTGCTAAAATACAGATTTCCAGGCCTGTGCCGACCTTCTAGCTGAAGATCTTAGGAATGGGGTTGAGGaatctgtatttctttctttctttttttcccttcggcagtactggggcttgaactcagggcctcaaccttgctaggcaggtgctctgccacttgagccattccaccaacccttttcttgtgataggtttttttcgaggtagggtctcatgaactatttgcctgggctggcttccaactgtgatcctcctgatctctgcctcctgagtaactaggattacaggcgtgagccgctggCGCCTGGTGAAGAATCTGTATTTCTAAGCAGCTAAGGGTTTCTGTGAGATTTGGGGACTCTGTGCTGAAGTCTCAAGGGCTTCCTCCCAGTCCTGTTGTAGGCAGGAATGGAAGGTGGCTCCTCCTCCCAGGGCCCAGGCTCCTCCCCACAGAAATTGCAGAAAGCGCCTTCCCTTCCTCCAAACACCTGACCACCACTGATGTCCTGGATCTCCACCCATGGCCTTTGCTGGGCCCTGGAGCCTGTTTTTAGCTCACCTTCACCGCCAAAGTGAGGTTGCTGCAAGAGAGGGGAAGGGCCTACTGAGAACAGAAGAGAGCAGGAGGAGCAGGGTTGAATCTGACACCTGCAGGGAGCTGCCACCCTGGCTACCTGGTTCCACATCAACACCCAGTAACTGAGCACACCTACCGCTGGCCTGTGTGCCAGGCCCAGGAGGGATGCAAAGAGAAACCACCCGCCCAGCAGGAGCTGGCAGTCTATAAGGGAGACAGCACACACCTTCCCAACAAGATCACCAAGCAGAACCAAGTGAGGGCTAGAAGGACAAGCTATGACAGGCCAGAGGTTGAGCCTTTCTGCCCCAAAACCAGAGCTAAATCCCTATTTCCCCAGGGATTTAGAAGGTTTCTTAGAGAAGGTAGAGTATTTCAATACCAAAGAGCGGAACAGGGAGTCCTATGGATCCCCTCTTTCCTCACCaccaaatttttttgttttttttggcagcactggggtttgaactcagggcctataccatgagccactctgccagctctttttatgtgataggttttttttcgtgataggatctcatggaactattttcctgggactggcttcaaattgtgatcttcctgatctctgcctcctcaccaCCGAATTTTAACTGAGCATCAACTAAGCGTGAGGCCCCTTAGTCAGAGACCAACTTGACTTAGCAAGAATTCCTGCAGCTCTTGGCCAAAGGTGAGAAACTGCTTTGTATGCACAGTCTGCCCATTTCACACAGGGTAAACCGAGGCCTAGGGAGGACGCAGGGCTCACCTTAAAGATGTACATGCTCTGCAGCACCACTGGCATCTGAAGGCCCAGACTTCTGGCCAAGGCCTGGAAGGGGGCAAaagtcacactcccagcctgCCCCCCACACACGGCTGGCCCACCCTGTTGCCCTCATCCCACCTCTGCTCACCTGCATTTTGGGAGAATGTGTGACACTCCTAAAGACAGGGTCATGGGCATGCAGAGCTGTGGGATGGAGGAGGGCTCATGGGCCAGCCTCAGCCTCATGCTTCCCTCCCACAACCTGGACACTAGACTCAGTCCTCACTCTGACATTGTTACCTACTTGGGGTGCATTGAACTTTAAGTTTATTTATAATCAAGTAATGGATCCACAGACACCTTCGCCCCCACCTCAGGCCCCATACCACCCATGACCAATCTTCATCTTCTGGTCATCCGGGAACCTCACTCCAATCCTGACTCCCCACCTTCACAGGGCACAAAGAACTCCAAGGGTTATCACTGGTGATGATCTTAGCACTGCCACTTCCTCTGTGTGAACTCAGACTTTCTGTGAACCTCAGagtcctcctctgtaaaatggaaatgagagGAACAGCCCTGCCT
Above is a genomic segment from Castor canadensis chromosome 13, mCasCan1.hap1v2, whole genome shotgun sequence containing:
- the Phyhd1 gene encoding phytanoyl-CoA dioxygenase domain-containing protein 1 isoform X2, whose translation is MKEIGEGRRNTQSYQCLTVSMACLSLSQLQKFQEDGFLVLEGFLSADECAAIQQRIGEIVAEMDVPPHCRIEFSTQEEEQLQAQGSTDYFLSSGDKIRFFFEKGVFDKKGNFLVPPEKSINKIGHALHAHDPVFRSVTHSPKMQALARSLGLQMPVVLQSMYIFKDASFLYTEPLGRVLGMWIAVEDATLGNGCLWFIPGSHTSGVSRRMIRAPAGSVPCTSFLGSEPIRDNRLFVPTPVRRGTLVLIHGEVVHKSEQNLSDQSRQAYTFHLMEAADTVWSPENWLQPTAELPFPPLYT
- the Phyhd1 gene encoding phytanoyl-CoA dioxygenase domain-containing protein 1 isoform X5; protein product: MKEIGEGRRNTQSYQCLTVSMACLSLSQLQKFQEDGFLVLEGFLSADECAAIQQRIGEIVAEMDVPPHCRIEFSTQEEEQLQAQGSTDYFLSSGDKIRFFFEKGVFDKKGNFLVPPEKSINKIGHALHAHDPVFRSVTHSPKMQALARSLGLQMPVVLQSMYIFKQPHFGGEVSPHQDASFLYTEPLGRVLGMWIAVEDATLGNGCLWFIPGSHTSGVSRRMIRAPAGSVPCTSFLGSEPIRDNRLFVPTPVRREGGCAVQMVFSGSCPLQGPWS
- the Phyhd1 gene encoding phytanoyl-CoA dioxygenase domain-containing protein 1 isoform X6; this encodes MKEIGEGRRNTQSYQCLTVSMACLSLSQLQKFQEDGFLVLEGFLSADECAAIQQRIGEIVAEMDVPPHCRIEFSTQEEEQLQAQGSTDYFLSSGDKIRFFFEKGVFDKKGNFLVPPEKSINKIGHALHAHDPVFRSVTHSPKMQALARSLGLQMPVVLQSMYIFKQPHFGGEVSPHQDASFLYTEPLGRVLGMWIAVEDATLGNGCLWFIPGSHTRTLVLIHGEVVHKSEQNLSDQSRQAYTFHLMEAADTVWSPENWLQPTAELPFPPLYT
- the Dolk gene encoding dolichol kinase, whose translation is MTRECPPPAPEPGAPLSGPVLAEAAVVFAVVLSIHAAVWDRYSWCALALAVQAFYVQYKWDRLLQQGNAVFQFRTSANSGLLPASMVMPLLGLVMKERCQAAGNPYFERFGIVVAATGMAVALFSSVLALGITRPLPTNTCAISGLAGGVIIYIMKHSLGVGEVIEVLEVLLIFVYLNMILLYLLPRCFTPGEALLVLGAISFVLNQLIKRSLTVVESQGDPEDFFLLVVVVGMVLTGIFFSTLFVFMDSGTWASSIFFHLMTCVLGLGVVLPWLHWLIRRNPLLWLLQFLFQTETRIYLLAYWSLLATLACLVVFYQNAKRSSSESKKHQAPTIARKYFHFIVVATYIPGIIFDRLLLHVAATVCLAVFIFLEYVRYFRIKPLGHTLRSLLSLFLDERDSGPLILTHIYLLLGMSLPIWLIPRPCTQKGSLGGARALVPYAGVLAVGVGDTVASIFGSTLGEIRWPGTKKTFEGTMTSIFAQMISVALILIFDSGVDLNYSYAWILGSISAVSLLEAYTTQMDNLLLPLYLLILLMA
- the Phyhd1 gene encoding phytanoyl-CoA dioxygenase domain-containing protein 1 isoform X1; this translates as MKEIGEGRRNTQSYQCLTVSMACLSLSQLQKFQEDGFLVLEGFLSADECAAIQQRIGEIVAEMDVPPHCRIEFSTQEEEQLQAQGSTDYFLSSGDKIRFFFEKGVFDKKGNFLVPPEKSINKIGHALHAHDPVFRSVTHSPKMQALARSLGLQMPVVLQSMYIFKQPHFGGEVSPHQDASFLYTEPLGRVLGMWIAVEDATLGNGCLWFIPGSHTSGVSRRMIRAPAGSVPCTSFLGSEPIRDNRLFVPTPVRRGTLVLIHGEVVHKSEQNLSDQSRQAYTFHLMEAADTVWSPENWLQPTAELPFPPLYT
- the Phyhd1 gene encoding phytanoyl-CoA dioxygenase domain-containing protein 1 isoform X4 produces the protein MFESRGKPESCSCLQFQEDGFLVLEGFLSADECAAIQQRIGEIVAEMDVPPHCRIEFSTQEEEQLQAQGSTDYFLSSGDKIRFFFEKGVFDKKGNFLVPPEKSINKIGHALHAHDPVFRSVTHSPKMQALARSLGLQMPVVLQSMYIFKQPHFGGEVSPHQDASFLYTEPLGRVLGMWIAVEDATLGNGCLWFIPGSHTSGVSRRMIRAPAGSVPCTSFLGSEPIRDNRLFVPTPVRRGTLVLIHGEVVHKSEQNLSDQSRQAYTFHLMEAADTVWSPENWLQPTAELPFPPLYT
- the Phyhd1 gene encoding phytanoyl-CoA dioxygenase domain-containing protein 1 isoform X3, coding for MKEIGEGRRNTQSYQCLTVSMACLSLSQLQKFQEDGFLVLEGFLSADECAAIQQRIGEIVAEMDVPPHCRIEFSTQEEEQLQAQGSTDYFLSSGDKIRFFFEKGVFDKKGNFLVPPEKSINKIGHALHAHDPVFRSVTHSPKMQALARSLGLQMPVVLQSMYIFKQPHFGGEVSPHQDASFLYTEPLGRVLGMWIAVEDATLGNGCLWFIPGSHTSGVSRRMIRAPAGSVPCTSFLGSEPIRDNRLFVPTPVRRGTLVLIHGEVVHKSEQNLSDQSRQAYTFHLMEAADTVWSPEN